The following coding sequences are from one Rhodobiaceae bacterium window:
- the gpmA gene encoding 2,3-bisphosphoglycerate-dependent phosphoglycerate mutase — translation MKRLCLMRHAKSDWNQPETEDSQRTLNGRGVKSAAFLAGFIVDKGWTPDHALCSTAVRARSTIKPLAETLQDRCAIEYRDDLYMAMPGTLLDAVHRLDDTNETVLIVAHNPGLEMLAVALADEGSKDMSARMADHYPTGALAVFQFDVDKWTDIKEGTGQVVFYGKPRELMKNS, via the coding sequence ATGAAACGTCTCTGTCTAATGCGCCATGCTAAGTCTGACTGGAACCAGCCGGAAACCGAGGATTCCCAACGCACGCTCAATGGGCGCGGTGTAAAATCCGCCGCATTTCTCGCAGGGTTTATTGTCGATAAGGGATGGACGCCTGATCACGCTTTGTGTTCAACGGCCGTTCGCGCCCGCTCGACGATCAAGCCGCTTGCCGAAACACTGCAAGACAGGTGCGCTATTGAGTATCGTGACGATCTCTATATGGCGATGCCAGGCACATTGTTGGATGCGGTGCACCGGCTCGACGATACAAACGAAACGGTTCTCATCGTGGCACACAATCCCGGTCTGGAGATGCTTGCCGTTGCGCTGGCGGATGAGGGCAGCAAGGATATGTCGGCGCGTATGGCGGATCATTACCCCACCGGGGCGCTGGCAGTTTTTCAGTTTGATGTAGATAAGTGGACAGACATCAAAGAAGGTACCGGCCAGGTGGTGTTTTACGGCAAGCCGCGCGAATTGATGAAGAACAGCTAA
- a CDS encoding fatty acid hydroxylase superfamily protein, whose product MEEALLSVEPTLRLSVFLGVLGIMGAWEYLAPKRPPTFSKLRRWSTNLGLSIVNGLMLRVLVPVLAVGAAAWADGQSIGLLNFLDLPFLLSCVLAFVLLDLLIYAQHVLFHHVPVFWRLHQVHHADPDIDTSTGIRFHPIEILLSMGIKISAVILLGAPAVAVMVFEIVLNATSLFNHGNVRLSGWVDRLIRQVFVTPDMHRVHHSVIQQETDSNFGFNFSIWDRLFRTYRETPELGHLEMEIGLKEFRDEGPTRVTWSLGLPFRPLHGKDGS is encoded by the coding sequence ATGGAGGAAGCTCTTCTAAGCGTTGAACCAACGCTTCGCCTGAGTGTTTTCCTGGGTGTCCTGGGCATTATGGGAGCTTGGGAATATCTTGCCCCTAAGCGCCCGCCCACCTTCTCCAAGCTAAGGCGCTGGTCCACAAATCTTGGCCTAAGCATTGTAAACGGTCTGATGCTGCGTGTTCTCGTCCCGGTGTTGGCCGTAGGCGCCGCAGCATGGGCAGACGGCCAATCCATTGGGTTGCTCAACTTTCTGGACCTGCCTTTCCTGCTCTCCTGCGTCCTGGCATTTGTTCTGCTTGATCTGCTGATCTATGCGCAGCATGTGCTGTTTCATCACGTCCCGGTCTTTTGGCGGCTGCACCAGGTACACCACGCGGACCCTGACATCGATACGTCCACGGGCATCCGTTTTCATCCGATCGAAATTCTTCTGAGTATGGGGATCAAAATCAGCGCGGTCATCCTGCTCGGCGCGCCTGCGGTGGCTGTCATGGTCTTCGAGATCGTCCTGAACGCGACCTCCCTGTTCAATCATGGAAATGTGCGGCTTTCAGGTTGGGTTGACCGTCTCATTCGGCAGGTTTTTGTCACACCGGACATGCACCGGGTGCACCACTCAGTTATCCAACAGGAAACTGACAGCAATTTCGGTTTCAACTTCTCCATCTGGGACCGCCTTTTTCGCACCTACCGTGAAACCCCCGAGTTGGGTCATCTTGAAATGGAAATAGGGCTTAAGGAATTCCGCGATGAGGGTCCGACGCGGGTCACCTGGAGCCTGGGCTTGCCTTTCCGGCCGTTGCATGGGAAAGACGGGTCATGA
- a CDS encoding tellurite resistance protein TerB, with product MSQTINPHTALIYVMVTMSAVDAAISDNETRKIGNIVTNLPVFKDFNADRLLGVAEECAAILAEDGGLDAVFGLARDALPPHMYETAYALAVDVAAADLAVGQEELRLLQILRDTLGIEKLSAAAIERGARARHATL from the coding sequence ATGTCGCAGACGATTAACCCCCATACCGCTCTCATCTACGTCATGGTCACGATGTCCGCCGTTGATGCTGCTATCAGTGACAATGAAACACGGAAGATCGGCAATATCGTCACAAACCTGCCTGTCTTTAAGGACTTCAACGCGGACCGTCTCCTGGGAGTTGCCGAGGAATGCGCTGCAATCCTGGCAGAAGATGGTGGGCTTGATGCGGTGTTCGGGCTCGCCCGCGACGCGCTGCCGCCTCATATGTACGAAACAGCATATGCACTGGCGGTAGATGTTGCTGCGGCTGATCTGGCTGTTGGGCAGGAAGAACTTCGCCTGCTTCAGATCCTTCGCGATACGCTCGGTATTGAAAAACTCTCCGCGGCAGCCATCGAACGCGGCGCCCGGGCACGTCACGCGACACTCTAA